The genomic interval ATTGTCAACAGCGACGGGGAAGCGGTCGTGTCCAATTCGCCGACCGTGGTGCGCCAGGTCGTGAGCGAGCAGACGAGCGCCACCGTGCGCCAGATCCTCGAGCAGGTCGTCGGCGACCCCGTCGACGGCACCGGCAAAAACGCCTACGTCGCCGGCTACCGCATCGGCGGCAAGACCGGCACGTCGGAAAAGGTCGCGCAGGACGCGGCCGGCGGCGCGAAGGAGTACATCGTCTCGTTCATCGGCTTTGCGCCGGCGGATGACCCGCAGATCGTCATCCTCGTGCTGCTCGACACGCCGAGCAACAGCACCGGCATCTATATCAGCGGCGGCCAGATGGCCGCGCCCGTCGTCGGCAAAATGATGGCGGACATCCTGCCGTACCTCGGCGTGGAGCCGTCGTACTCCGAGACGGAAAAGACGCATATGGATAAGACCGTACCGAACGTGACGGGCCTGTCCGTTGAGCAGGCGAAGGCCGCGCTCGCGGAGGTGGGCCTGCAGGTGCGCATCTACGGCGATGGCAGCACAATCACGGCGCAGCTTCCGGGCAGCGGCGCGGTCGTGGCCAACGGCAGCACCATCCTGCTCTACGCCGGCAAAGAGCCCTCGGCCGACAAGGAGACGATGCCGGATCTGTCCAATCTCAGCTATCAGACAGCCCGCGACCGCATGGCCGCACTGGGGCTGTATATCAAGACCAGCAGTTCGATCACGGATACCGCGGCGCAGGTCATCTCCGGCCAGAGCGTCGCCGCCGGCACCCAGATCGATCACGGTACGGTCGTGGAGGTCACGCTCGTGACCAGCGATTCGGGCATGCTGGGCCGATACTGACGAACAACGGAGGTACGTTTATGAAACTCAAGCGACTGCTGTCCGTTCTGGACGTGTGCGAATGCACCGCCGATCCGGAACTGGACATCCGGGATATCAGCTTTGACTCGCGCACCACGCAGCCCGGCGACCTGTTCGCCGCCGTCTGCGGGTATGAGTCCGACGGGCACCGGTTCATCGGCGCGGCCGCCGAGCGCGGTGTGGCCGTCGTGCTCTGCCAGCGAAAGCCAGAGGTCGAGATACCGTATATCCTCGTGGCCGACAGCCGCCTTGCGCTCTCGCGCATCTGCTGCGAATTTTTCGATAACCCGTCGCGCGAGCTGACCATGATCGGCGTGACCGGCACGAACGGCAAGACCACCGTCACCACGCTCATCAAGCACATGCTTGAGCAGTGCCTGCACACGAAGGTCGGTCTCATCGGCACGAACGCGAACGTCATCGGCGACGAGGTGCTGCACACCGAGCACACCACGCCCGACGCCTATGAGCTGCAAAAGCTCCTGCGCCGGATGGTCGACGCCGGCTGCACGCACGCGGTCATGGAGGTGTCGTCCCACTCGCTGGTGCTGCACCGCGTGGAGGGCATCCGCTTCCGGGTGGGCATCTTCACGAACCTGTCGCAGGATCATCTGGACTTTCACAAGACCATGGAGGCGTATGCCGCGGCCAAGGCGCAGCTGTTTGCGCAGAGTGACGTCGGCATCGTCAACGCGGACGACGATTGGGCGCACGTCATGCTCGAGCACGCCAAATGCCCGATGCATACCTATTCCGCCAAACGCAACGACGCCGACCTTGTGGCCAAGGACATCCGCCTGAGCGCGTCGGGCGTGCGCTTTGTCGCCATGCACGGCGATGCGATCGCGCGTATGCGCCTCGGCATCCCCGGCATGTTCTCGGTCTACAACGCGCTGAGCGTCATTGCCTGCGCCTGCGCGCTCGGCGTTTCGCTCGACGACTGCGCCGCCGCGCTCGACACGGCAAAGCCCGTCAAGGGCCGCGCCGAGGTGCTCGAGACCGACGGGGATTACGCCATCCTCATCGACTACGCCGTCACGCCCGATGCCATCGACAACATC from Clostridiales bacterium carries:
- a CDS encoding UDP-N-acetylmuramoyl-L-alanyl-D-glutamate--2,6-diaminopimelate ligase, producing MKLKRLLSVLDVCECTADPELDIRDISFDSRTTQPGDLFAAVCGYESDGHRFIGAAAERGVAVVLCQRKPEVEIPYILVADSRLALSRICCEFFDNPSRELTMIGVTGTNGKTTVTTLIKHMLEQCLHTKVGLIGTNANVIGDEVLHTEHTTPDAYELQKLLRRMVDAGCTHAVMEVSSHSLVLHRVEGIRFRVGIFTNLSQDHLDFHKTMEAYAAAKAQLFAQSDVGIVNADDDWAHVMLEHAKCPMHTYSAKRNDADLVAKDIRLSASGVRFVAMHGDAIARMRLGIPGMFSVYNALSVIACACALGVSLDDCAAALDTAKPVKGRAEVLETDGDYAILIDYAVTPDAIDNILTTVREFAPARLVFLFGCGGDRDRGKRPKMGRIAGQKADFVIVTSDNPRTEDPEAIIADILPGLKETHTPYVVRPDRREAIAYAIENHCPGDVIILCGKGHEDYQIIGKTKVHMDEREIVAEILEKRKREK